The genomic stretch CCCCCAATAGAAACCGTAAGAAATATAACATCATGAAATGAGAAAgaagatgcaaagcaaaagctTTAGACAATACATAGACTAGGCATTATGGAAAAAGAAAGAGTTGTAAGACGCAACATTGCCACTAACTGACTTTGACAAAAACCCTACTAGACTAGCCTCACAAAGGTACGAAGTAAGaaaagactcaactacctcctaagcTACAACCCTAATATTTGACTTCCATAACTTCCTATCAaaggccatgtcctcggaaatttgAATCCTTTTGATGTCctacctgatcacctctccctaaTACTTCTTAGACCGTCCTCTACCTATTCTCGTGCCCTCCAAAGCCAgcctctcacacctccttaccggggcatctgggcttctcctttgTACGTGTCCGAACAAtctaagcctcgcttcccgcatcttgtcatcaatgggagccacgtccaccttctcccgaatatcttcattcctaatcttatccatcctagtgtgcccccacatccacctcaacagcctcatttctgctactttcatcttctggatatgtgatttcttaataggccaacactcagccccatacatcatggtcggtctaaccaccgctttttaaaacttacctttgagtaccaatggcactctcttgtcacacacGACTCCAAATGCCAACCTCCACTTTATACACcctaccccaatacggtgtgtgacatcctcgttgATCTCCCATCCCCTCtagataaccgacccaaggtacttgaaatttccactacttgggatgacctgtgattcaagcTTTACTTCCACGCCCACTTCCCTCGGCTTAGTGTTGAACATACACACTAGGTATTCCGTTTTCATCTTGCtcagcttgaaacccttagactcgagaGCCTGTCTCCAGACCTCCAATCTCTCATTAACACGGGTTCTCAACTCATCAATCAAAACTATGTCATCGgcgaataacatacaccatggcacccccttgaatatggtgtgttaaCGCGTCTATCACAAGGGCAAATAAAAATGCGCTGAGTACagaaccttggtgtaaccccataacaactGGAAGCTGCTCAGAGTTACCTCATACTGTCCTAACTCGAGTCTTAGCctcatcatacatgtccttaattacCCAAATGTAGGAAACTGGCATGCCTTTTGCCTCCAAGCATCTCTAGAaaacttctctaggaaccttgtcgtACGTTTTTTCTAAATCGacaaacaccatgtgcagatccttcttcctCTTTCCTCTAATGTTCCACCAGCCTTCTAATAAGGTGTATGCTTATGTAGTAGAATGAACCAGCATGAATCCGAACTTGTTGTCAGATATAGACACCATCCTCCTCACCCTCGCTTCAACCACCCTCTTCCAAattttcatggtatgactcagtaatttgatacccctataattgttacaactctGAATATCACCTTTGTTTTTATACAACTGAACAACCGTACTACACCTTCACTCATCTGGAATCCTCTTCGTCCTAAAAATAATATGAAATAACCTAGTCAGCCACTCCAGCCTACTCTACCAACATATTTCCGAAATTCAACCAGAATTTTGTCTGGTCCAGTCGCTCTGCCCTTACTCATCTTACACATAACTCCTACGACCTCCTCAACCTCGATGCGCCTGTAGTTCTTAAAGTCATGGTGACTCTCGAAACGCTCCAATTCAACTAGCACAATATGTCGATCCCCTTCTTTATTCAGAAGTTCATGAAAGTAATTCTGCCATCTTCATTTAATTTGGGCATCCTCCAAGAATACTCTACCATCGTCGTCCTTGATGCATGCCACTTGGTCCAAATCCCAAGCCTTCCTCTCTCTCGTCTTGGCTAGCCGGAATAACTTTTTCTCTTCGTCTTTTCCCCCTGTTCCTCGTACATACGGTTATATATCACAGTCTTAGCCTCCTTGACCGTCAGCTTagcttccttcctagctaccttataccacTCCATGCTGGTTCTTCTATCCTCCTCACCTGTGCTCCCTACTAACTTTAGGTATGCCGCCTTCTACgtttccactttaccttggatcacttcattccaccaccagtttCTTTTGTGCCCCCAGAGACGCCCGTCGacatccctaacacctctctcgtaGCCTCTTTTATACAGTCTGTTGTTGTCGACCACATAATGCTTGCATCACCATTGTTCCTCCAGGCTCCCAGATCCGACAACCGCCCCTCCAACTCTTGGGCTTTATCCTTAATCAAGGAACCCCACCTGATTCTCGGTCGTCCTTGGCCAAACCTTTTCCTTATCTTTAATATAATACCAATATCCATTATAAGTTAGAACTGGTTCCTTTAAGGTTATCtcaatcatccctaattctaacccGTTTCTTTCTAAGTGATCTCTACTTAGAGATTTTATGAAGATGTCAGCTATTGCTTGTCAACCCTTCTCATAGTTGTCCTTCAAAAAAtgatgcctaacatctatgtgcttagttcttttGTGATGAACTAGGTTATTAGTCATACTATTTGCACTAGTGTTATCAAAGAACATGGTAATACAAACTACATCAATTCCAAAATCCACTAATTGTTGTTTAATCCACAAAAATTGAGCATAATATGAGGCAACAACAATATACTCAGCTTCAGTAGTAGATAAGGCCAAATAATTTTGTTTTTTGGTGGCCCAAGACACAAGACATGAGCCAAAAAGTGTGCCATACTTGAGGTGCTCTTTCTATCCACaagaaaacctgcataatcagcatcagcatatcctactaagttgaaattactacctttttgATACCATCGATAAACATTAGTGGTGCCTTTTAGGTATCTTAAGATCCTCTTGATATCAGTCAAGTGAGACTTCTTTGGGTTTGCCTAAAATCTAGCACAAAGGCCTAaactgaaaacaatgtcaggtctgtTAGCAGTGAGATATAACAAAGAACCAATCATTCCcatatacaacttctgatcaacaaaTGAACTAGGTTCATCTACATCCAATTTTGTGGCTGTTGCTATAAGAGTGTCAATTTTTTTGGAATCTTCCATTTAAAACCTTTTAAGCAACTCTTTCACATGCTTTTGCTGATAGATCATAGTTCCATTTGAGTTTTATTAATTTTGTAAgcctaaaaagaaattaagatcacccatcatactcatttgaAATTCGCTCCCTATTAGTTTAGCAAATTCTTTACTTAACTTGTTAGTAGTTGCTCTAAagattatatcatcaacatatatctaAACTACCAAGAGATatttacctttttctttcaagaataaagtcttgtcaattttacctctcttgtagccatgcTCAAGCAAGAATTTTGATAgtctttcataccatgctcttggagcCTGCTTGAGCCCATACAGTGCCTTGTCAAGCTTGTACACATGATCAGGACATTACTTGCTTTCAAAGCACGGAGGTtgcttgacaaacacttcttcctttagatagccattgaggaaggtagtcttgacatccatctgatggaaAGTGATATCCATGTAAGCAACAAAGGCTATAAGTAGTCTAATTGTTTCcaatcttgcaactggagcaaaggtctcatcattgTCCATGCCTCATCTTTACTATATCCTTGAAccatcaatcttgccttgtttcttgtaactgttccatcttcatcaagtttgtttctgaagacccattttgtgccatTTACTGATTTGTCTTTGGGTCTTGgtactagatgccaaacttgacttctctcaaattaGTTGAgatcatcttgcattgcattcacccagtctgcatcctgcaaagccttagcaacatttttaggttcaataagagataaaaaagaATCAAAAGAACAAAGATTCTTCAAAGAAGATCTGTATTTGATTCCAGAGGATGGATcaataattatgttctcaatgggatgacaGCTTTGGTACtcgtaaggtttcacaaccaccTGGTTTCCCCTATATGTTCCTTTAGTGTTTTGTTGTCGAGGAACgggttcatggacaggttccccTAAAGTTTGAGGATTAgcttttctttgtttagttccccTTGTCAggttaccctaggtagaagaacctgttccatcacttgTTTCTTCCTCTTGTGTAGCTTCAGTCGGGGCTGTGGTTTCATTTGAGTTTTTTACCAGCCCATTTGTTTCATCTTCATATTCCTTCCTCTTAGAAacaatgttagtttcatcaaaaaccacACGTACACTTTCTTCTgcacacatagttcttttgttatagatcttataagctttactatgtgaagaataccccaagaatactccctcatctcTTCTGAAATCAAACTTACCTTGGGAGTCTttaccattattgtgcacaaagcagtTGCATCCAAAttccctaagatgggatatatttggctttatccctttaagtaactcatagagaTTCTTCTCGATAAGAGATCTATTCATGCACCTATTTATGATGTAACTTGCAGTGTTCACAGCTTCTGCCTAGAAACTAAGGGAcaatttactagaaagaagcaaaGTCCTAGCCATTTTTTTAaatgtcctattctttctttcaactaatccattttgttgtggagttctaggagaaaaaaaattatgatctatgccatgctcatcacaaaattcagcaaatttagcattttcaaattcagtaccatgatcagacctaattgatgcaagttgattacctagttgtttttgagtttttctaacaaaagaagttaacatgtcaaatgcttcatctttagatgttagaaataatgtccaagtaaacatagagtaatcatcaacaagcaccataatATATATCTTACCACCTCTGCGCAATGTTCTTATTGGTccacaaagatccatatggaccaatTCCATCGATCTGGTGGTGCTTACgtttttcttgcttttgaaaggggatcttacctgcttccccgtcgcacaagcctcacaaactttatctTACTTGAACTTAATATTAGGCagtcctatcaccaagtccttggggACTAGTTTGTTAACTTGACTTAGACTGATATGTCCAAGTCCTATCACAAACTTTTCACTCTTTTTCCCTAGCAAAAATATCTTGTCAGtgataagattaatcacaaagcattttgtAGAGGTGAATGCAACTATGTTACATCTATCACACAATTGTGATATACTTATTAGACTATAATTCAGTCCATCAATCaggtagacattctcaatagagtgagagtcagtcttacctaccttgccaaccccaatgatctcacctttcttcccatttccgaaggagacattacctcctttaatGTCCTCAAAGGAAAGGAACTAATTCTTGATtcctgtcatatgctttgagtagccactatccatgtaccatatttagTTGCTCCCcctcacttggacctgcaaaagaaAATCATGGGTTAGTCTTAGAAACCCAagctagtttgggtccctttctataggcaaaaagatgaatcaaattctttttagcccaacttgcaacctatttttctcttgaacaaattctttgttcttttgacttgtcttttcttttgtagtgcattcacttttatagtgaccagttttaCCATAATGTGTGTAAATCTTGTTCTTAGAAAGTGTaatgtacttgcttttgggatcccacttaggtcaAGAATTCCCAAAGCCAAGTCCTCTTCTGTTGCTActatgatgttcttgtagccaagAAAGTGCATCGGAGGACCTGTTCTATTTACAAGTTCTGTCTAGCTCATGCTTGGCTTTGATTAGATCCTCCTTTAGGCTTCTTATCTTCTCATCTcttttatacaactcatcttttatttttcctacattttcttctaaagtgagttgtgtgtgatcaactatctttttacctgttcctaatttcaattGTAGATTTCAAATCTAAATTCTAAGAAAGCTGTGCGAAGTTCATGAACCTGGTTCTTCGACACAAtattttcactttcagtttcactagccctaagtttCAGGTTTTTACACTTAGCTTTTAAAACTACACACTCTTTTGACAGttgttccttttcattatttACATCCACAAATTCATCAATTAGCTCTAGGAGCAACTCAGATAGCCTTTccttagacaaaaatttaatcttgtctttaatATGAGAAACACTtacctcatcttcttcatcagaTTCTCCAATAGCCATAAGTGCACGTTCATCATCATTATCATTATCATTATCATTATCTGAGCTATCTCCCCAAGCAGCTCctatagcctttgttgatcctttgctGTTGCTTttcttgggttgaacctgttccttcgttcaactttttctttctttcaatttcccACAGAGGACAATTCttgatgtggtgatcagtcttTCTACACTTGTAGCATCTATCATTTGTTTGTTTCTTAGGAGCTTTTGATTTACTATAGCTTGCACTTTTTGAAGAACCCTTTTCTCTctttaggtacttcttgaagtctttggtgatcatggccatttcatcatctTCCAGATCAGAACCTTCAATGATTCTGAGAGCCAAACTCATTTCCTTCTTAGGTACATCTATTTTCATGGTCTGTCTCctaagttcataggcagtaagAGTTTCAATTAGTTCATCTAGTGGGGGAGTGccaatattctttgattcctggATTAAAGTGATTTTACTCTCCCAAGTGATAGACAAAACTCTGGTCAATATCTTTTCTACCCTTTCTTCTTCaggaataatccttccaagagatttCAACTCATTTATCAGTGTACTGAACCTTGTGTACGTTTCTTgaatggtttctccttccttcatagcaAAACTCTCATAGTGAGAGTATAATAGAGTTCCTCtggatctctttacttgaggtaTTCCTTCATGAGCTACTTGCAGTGTGTCCCAAATTttcttagcagtggtacaacctTGAATTCTGCTGTACTTATCTGGACCAAGTCCACAAACAAGCTATTTCTTggctttagcatttttatcccACTTTCTCAAGTCCTTGGCAGTAGAATAaactcttgtctttggcacatctacTCTTTCAGCATTTTTCTTCAGGGTAGCCAATGGACTATCGATGATAATGTCCCATACCTCATAGTCCTCTCCTATAATGTGGTCTCTCATCCTatttttccaccaagagtagtactggccattaaagagcggtggcctagcagtggattgtccttcctagttttcaggtggtgcactcatgttgatcttctcctaaggtgttagcctcttcaaggataacctgctctgataccaattgatattttatacttcaatgccacacaagaggggggggggtgattttGTGATGTCCAATTTTCGCGTGCACATATTATTAAAAGACctagttcttctatgtgttccttataCTACTATTGCAGAAATAATAAATGCGAAAAGTAAAGACCACAagtatttttatgtggaaaacaccaggctcaaaaggtgaaaaaaccacgacctactacccaGTAGGtttttccccaacacttcacaaaatcactgagccaaaacaacatgtacaaaaactctttgtaaacctaaggattacctctaatcccgttgtgccaaccagcctctaactgttgcgacaacttcaagttaactctaacttgaatactcaaagtacctaatacaattgcttctagataaaggtgaaaggtacaatttgaaaAGCACATACTACAatgaaactagaataaaagacagacacttggaactggctCTTCTATccggttcatgtagcttcaggttcgcacacttgaatcacacaagaaTATATTGCTTTCAAAATGCCTTGCTAtattgctctcaattcacgtgtAACTTCAGCTTTTGTGCGTCACCTGTAAAGTGAGAACATCCTGAAATATATAAAGTTAGTAGAATAGAAAATAATTAGAGTTCCAATGttatactcttccttggtggaagagttctagttaactTCAACTTCCAGCTCCTTccttatcttggatagtgttatcttcgagtaaggagtccttctccttatcaattatgcaacttTTTCAATCAAAAGATATCAGATATAACAACTTAAGCTTATCTCCCCCACGTGCGTCCCTTATGCTTGAATCTGCCCATATCTGTGTACACTGTGGATGGACCTGATTCATATTTGAGTTCCTTTGACAATCATCGAAACAAACTTTACTTGGGCAAACAGCTCTCCCTATTGCATAGagcaacaattcacaaagaaaaAGGTCCAAAATACACTTAGCAATAATCAAGCCTTTCAATTTAAAAGGAAATTTAGTACATTCTAATATCATAAACATATAAAAACCTAGCAATGGAGCTTCCTTCATGTCTTATCCAGAATGTATTATTCGAGGGGATCTTGACCCGTACTCCTAGCTAGTAGATAGATGTGCTTTTATAATGTTTTTGAAGTTTCCTTTTAACATTTTCATTTGTTGTTTATGTAGGAGTAAAATTAAAGAAATTGAGTGTACGAAAGAATTACATGCACTGATGCACCCTATGCTAAAACTTTCGATAAACTGAAAATAATTGCGTTACACAAACATTAAATAAAATTACTTGGATTCTGTTTTGTCGAGCTGGGTTGTAAGTCATGACAAGTAACATCATATCGATTTGAAATGTATTACATATGTTAATATAAAAAAGTTTTCCGCTGTAAATTATCATATGATAATACATTACTGATAATGTAATATTGTTACACAAGATATAGGAGAAGTAATTATCATATAACATTCAAAACCAAAAAGGAGATGTATATGTAACCAAGATCTAGAAATTACGTATTCAATGAACTAATTCTAAACCAAGCAGCGATATCCAAACAAATATGAATATAATTAGTGTTCCTATGAGTGAAGTCTACTGATCAATTAAGTGAATGTAAATTTTAATGGAGacaaaaaaatactaaataattaacACTATGTGAATTTTCAAACTAAGCCAAAGTaaaatcatttttagtttttCACATTAGGCTAAATTCTCCTTAAAAAGCCAACCCGCAGTTCTTATCAGCTAGTATATTTTAACAACCAAATTCTCACATATTAATTCCAATCTGCAGAGCGGCAGAGCCGGGATTTAAAACTTCTGCCGCTCTTTAACTTGATGAATTTTGAATTTATTGTTAAATTCATAGTCCATTTAATTATTAAGTTAGTAATTAAATAtatattaataaattttttaaatataaatataataaaatttactactccctctgttccagtttatgtgaacctattttttttttggaccgttccaaaaagaatgaaccctttttaAATTTGATAATAATTCAACTTAAATTTACAATTCTATctttaatgagaagtttttaccATAAATACTCCAAGGTTTTCTTAACTTGTTTAAAatcacaaattttaaaaaaatttattttttcttaaacttcgcgctcatggttcacataaattaaaaatcTTTTCGATTTCGTAACTAATACCCTACCTTCCCCGTACAGCTCTTAACTGCTAGCTACATTTTGACAACCTCTACATACGTGTTATAAACTCATGCAGCCAACTCTTATATCAGTCCACGTATCACTTTTATTCCACGTGGCCCCACTCCACGTTCTTCTCTTCATAACTCTTCTTGGAGTATATATCACCCCAGCAATGAACAGTTCTGTTCTCAGCAACGCATAATCAAGTAACTGAAAAGGTATAAAAaagtagcaaaaaaaaaaaaaatttaaaaaggaaTTTAAAGATGCAAGCAGCAAAGGAGAAAGCAGCTAATGTTGCCGCTTCGGCTAAGGCTGGCATGGAAAAAACCAAGGCCGTCGTCGGAGAGAAGgttttttttttcatcttttcagTATTTTTCTGATTAttcttttttgtttaaaaattaatttagaattttaagtTGTGTATATTTAACAGTATATTGATTGATTCTTTACTCATCAAGTTAAGCATAACTTGCAACCATGTAACAGTTGATAAATACTTTCTCCGTTTCACCTCAAATGAGGTAGTGTGACTTGAtacaaagtttaaaaaaaaaatagacttGTGATCTATGATCTTAAAAGCTTAAAAGGTAAAAATTATGTAGGTCATGATATTttatggttataaaagcttcacATTGGATAAAGAGAGTAAAATGAAgaatttaaagttgaattattttcaatcGTAGAAATGTGTCATTCCTCCTTAAACAGATTAATAAAAAATGTGTTTCCGTGGGGATCAATTCGCAAGCACAAAGGCGAATTCAGAATTTAAGGCTTAAGGCCTATGCTTCAAGGTTTTagctttatatttttaaaattatgagtCCAGGTTTTagctttatatttttaaaattatatttttaaaattatgagtCCAGGTTTTagctttatatttttaaaattatgagtCCGTATAACTACCAGCAGCACTATACTCGAACCTATTGAATTTAGTTAAACTTGGTACCGTATTGTTGCATCCGCCCCTGCAAGCATGGTACGAGATGATAAGAATACTATTTTGGGATAGCGGATTAATTAAATTGATGGTGTAAAAACATTTAGCGCTTTAAAATGTTTAAAGtttaaatttttatatttatgtcaTAACTTTTGTTGAACAGGCGGAGAAATTGACGACAAGTGATCCAGTGCAAAAACAAATGGCGAcggagaaaaaagaagagaggatCCATCAAGCGGAGATGGATAAGCTGGCAGCACAGGAGCAGAACGCGGCCTCGAGACAAGTAGCTGCTACCGGAGGAACTACTGCTTATACTGCTAGCGGCGGTGTGGCTCCCGGTCACACCATGACCGGGGCCCATGGGACCACTACGGTGCCTACTGGGACAACAACAGGCGTGGTTGGGACACAGTACCCACCGGGGACCACTACTGGAACCGGAAGTGCTACTGTTCAAGGTCCTAATACTGGTGGACGTCATGGATCTACCACCGGTTCTGCCTTTTAACTAGGATGAGAGGTGCTTTTGGAGCAATTGCAATGAGTACTAGCTAAGAATAGTTACGagtgtgtgtttatttttctttgttttggtaGATAAACGTTCTTTTCCTTCTGTAAGTTGTAAATTTAGTTTGTTGTGATGTCGTGTATCCATATTATCTAATGTAATACAATACACGATAGTAGCTAGAAATAGGAAAATTGTTCATTTTTATCTAATGTAAATTTAGTTTGTTCTGCCATAAGTTTTTGTCTTCTTCAAATTGGGACTTCTAGCTCCACTCGATCAGCTGTGTTTTATGATGTTCGTTCATAAGTGTACGGTCATAATTTCAAAATTTACTCGAAAGAGCTATGCTTACATGTAGTTAAGTAACTTGATCAAACATATTATAGTTGGCAAATCATAGTTCTCAGGGGATATCGC from Nicotiana sylvestris chromosome 12, ASM39365v2, whole genome shotgun sequence encodes the following:
- the LOC104214801 gene encoding protein LE25-like; the protein is MQAAKEKAANVAASAKAGMEKTKAVVGEKAEKLTTSDPVQKQMATEKKEERIHQAEMDKLAAQEQNAASRQVAATGGTTAYTASGGVAPGHTMTGAHGTTTVPTGTTTGVVGTQYPPGTTTGTGSATVQGPNTGGRHGSTTGSAF